Proteins encoded in a region of the Sparus aurata chromosome 6, fSpaAur1.1, whole genome shotgun sequence genome:
- the LOC115584141 gene encoding uncharacterized protein LOC115584141 isoform X2, translated as MKLVHALLVVAVMSAPVNMELTMKSWTTPGPQGVNLKGKMFTLSQSGGRISFYPPYFYPTPWPSTPYYTTTDIPTTTSYPWTTAPTMRSVSVCLRYLTDFVEESYPRIFTLSPSSTPLQMTTDQLGGYTLNFNSYGYTMYLKPSIRLWSNIGPDIWSRVCLTVDSMKNVAQVFSGSNISIRKVMPYQYVWSGEPVIEFEGFDGQVTDVQMWDYPLSYREVFKYMTSGVYGPYSGSILTWSSISYTPRGNTLLEDVYEWQAKQQISGRRRGRQPKGGRKNRKFVNVEEREEGIRDQL; from the exons ATGAAGCTGGTTCATGCTCTTCTGGTGGTGGCAGTGATGTCAGCACCGGTGAACATGGAATTGACAATGAAAAGTTGGACGACACCAG gACCTCAAGGAGTTAATTTAAAGGGGAAGATGTTCACTTTGTCTCAGTCGGGAGGAAGAATTTCATTCTATCCACCCTATTTTTACCCCACACCTTGGCCTTCCACTCCTTACTACACCACTACCGACATACCCACCACCACTTCCTATCCCTGGACCACAGCACCTACTATGAGAA GTGTGTCGGTGTGTCTGCGTTACCTCACCGACTTTGTAGAAGAAAGTTACCCCAGAATCTTCACACTCAGTCCATCCAGCACCCCTCTGCAAATGACCACCGATCAACTCGGTGGTTATACACTAAACTTTAACTCATATGGTTACACAATGTACCTGAAACCTAGCATAAGATTGTGGTCAAACATTGGACCGGACATCTGGAGCAGAGTCTGCCTCACCGTGGACTCCATGAAGAATGTGGCCCAGGTGTTTAGCGGCTCCAACATCAGCATCAGGAAGGTGATGCCTTATCAG TATGTCTGGTCAGGTGAGCCTGTGATTGAATTTGAAGGTTTTGACGGTCAGGTGACAGACGTCCAGATGTGGGATTATCCTCTCAGCTATAGAGAAGTCTTCAAGTACATGACCAGCGGTGTCTacgg gccatACAGTGGCTCCATCCTCACCTGGTCCTCCATCAGCTACACTCCCAGAGGAAACACACTGTTGGAGGACGTCTATGAGTGGCAGGCGAAACAGCAGATCAGCGGCAGGAGGAGAGGCCGTCAAccaaagggagggaggaagaacaGAAAGTTTGTTAAtgtggaggaaagagaggaaggaataAGAGATCAGCTTTAA
- the LOC115584141 gene encoding uncharacterized protein LOC115584141 isoform X1 encodes MKLVHALLVVAVMSAPVNMELTMKSWTTPGPQGVNLKGKMFTLSQSGGRISFYPPYFYPTPWPSTPYYTTTDIPTTTSYPWTTAPTMRSVSVCLRYLTDFVEESYPRIFTLSPSSTPLQMTTDQLGGYTLNFNSYGYTMYLKPSIRLWSNIGPDIWSRVCLTVDSMKNVAQVFSGSNISIRKVMPYQYGKYVWSGEPVIEFEGFDGQVTDVQMWDYPLSYREVFKYMTSGVYGPYSGSILTWSSISYTPRGNTLLEDVYEWQAKQQISGRRRGRQPKGGRKNRKFVNVEEREEGIRDQL; translated from the exons ATGAAGCTGGTTCATGCTCTTCTGGTGGTGGCAGTGATGTCAGCACCGGTGAACATGGAATTGACAATGAAAAGTTGGACGACACCAG gACCTCAAGGAGTTAATTTAAAGGGGAAGATGTTCACTTTGTCTCAGTCGGGAGGAAGAATTTCATTCTATCCACCCTATTTTTACCCCACACCTTGGCCTTCCACTCCTTACTACACCACTACCGACATACCCACCACCACTTCCTATCCCTGGACCACAGCACCTACTATGAGAA GTGTGTCGGTGTGTCTGCGTTACCTCACCGACTTTGTAGAAGAAAGTTACCCCAGAATCTTCACACTCAGTCCATCCAGCACCCCTCTGCAAATGACCACCGATCAACTCGGTGGTTATACACTAAACTTTAACTCATATGGTTACACAATGTACCTGAAACCTAGCATAAGATTGTGGTCAAACATTGGACCGGACATCTGGAGCAGAGTCTGCCTCACCGTGGACTCCATGAAGAATGTGGCCCAGGTGTTTAGCGGCTCCAACATCAGCATCAGGAAGGTGATGCCTTATCAG TATGGCAAGTATGTCTGGTCAGGTGAGCCTGTGATTGAATTTGAAGGTTTTGACGGTCAGGTGACAGACGTCCAGATGTGGGATTATCCTCTCAGCTATAGAGAAGTCTTCAAGTACATGACCAGCGGTGTCTacgg gccatACAGTGGCTCCATCCTCACCTGGTCCTCCATCAGCTACACTCCCAGAGGAAACACACTGTTGGAGGACGTCTATGAGTGGCAGGCGAAACAGCAGATCAGCGGCAGGAGGAGAGGCCGTCAAccaaagggagggaggaagaacaGAAAGTTTGTTAAtgtggaggaaagagaggaaggaataAGAGATCAGCTTTAA
- the LOC115584139 gene encoding piggyBac transposable element-derived protein 4-like yields MKRTLEVHQAMTLFFQLEDGRSISSSESDGGDDMSFTSDDERGYEQPGTSHISPSAASTRRGRQNQEGDAEQRGTFRITTQTASTRRGNQARSRSPQAQSAQPHHSAEPWKTEDDPDTAAQINRFMPRRTPGVQVNICPTQSPIELFQLYFSADTVRTLCKNTNKQAAKNQEMGKKWADVQVEELYTFFGLLIYTALVSLPSLQDYWKQNHILSVPFPATVMTRDRFRALLWNIHLSDPEEDVRNDMKKGTPQHDKLFRIKPLIDDIRNTCQAHYHPRKELAVDKRKVATKANTRMIQYLRDKPTKCGIKLFALADSSNGYTINFNVYIGKSHTHSVHGLFHDAVMDLIQPSYLGTGYHVYMDNFYTSPQLFHELASMKFGASGTYRDNRKGCQSGRANALTRKSERDTVRWIKEEPLVFELGQGRVKSEDGDGAVKDIPCPVPIIAYNNTSGGDDQSDQLIQYHSTHRRTARWYRTLFLHFVDIATTNAYILHCEISNTQQVQHMTHKDFLTELVSQLCGVQKTGVPSNRSTEHVPVAIATATDAREKATQGRRICQRCQQVDKKRNLTPWKCKCCDVALCVIVDRNCFEEWHR; encoded by the exons ATGAAGCGAACACTGGAAGTGCATCAAGCCATGACGTTGTTTTTTCAACTGGAAGACGGTCGGAGCATTTCATCGTCGGAGTCTGATGGCGGTGATGACATGTCTTTTACTAGTGACGACGAGAG AGGATATGAGCAGCCTGGAACATCTCATATTTCACCCTCAGCAGCGAGCACACGGAGGGGGCGTCAGAATCAGGAGGG AGATGCTGAGCAGCGTGGAACATTTCGCATTACGACCCAAACGGCGAGCACACGGAGGGGGAATCAAGCCAGGTCAAGATCTCCACAAGCTCAGTCAGCACAGCCGCACCACAGCGCTGAGCCCTGGAAAACAGAGGATGATCCAGATACTGCCGCACAAATCAATAGATTCATGCCCCGCAGAACACCTGGAGTCCAGGTGAACATCTGTCCAACACAGTCACCAATAGAGCTTTTCCAGCTGTATTTCTCCGctgacacagtgaggacactCTGCAAAAACACCAACAAGCAAGCAGCAAAAAATCAGGAAATGGGCAAGAAATGGGCAGACGTGCAAGTTGAGGAACTCTATACATTCTTTGGTCTCCTCATATACACAGCATTGGTGTCGCTGCCAAGTCTCCAGGACTACTGGAAACAGAACCACATCTTGTCTGTGCCGTTTCCTGCCACTGTCATGACAAGAGACCGATTCAGGGCATTGCTGTGGAACATCCACCTCAGTGATCCAGAGGAGGATGTCAGAAACGACATGAAGAAGGGAACACCACAGCATGACAAGCTGTTCAGAATCAAGCCTCTCATTGATGACATTCGCAATACCTGCCAGGCTCATTACCACCCGAGGAAGGAATTGGCAGTCGACAAGAGAAAGGTGGCAACTAAGGCGAACACTCGCATGATCCAGTATTTGAGGGACAAACCAACGAAATGTGGGATCAAGCTTTTCGCGTTGGCTGATTCAAGCAATGGCTACACCATCAATTTCAACGTGTACATTGGcaagtctcacacacactctgtgcaTGGACTGTTTCATGATGCGGTCATGGACCTCATTCAGCCATCATATCTTGGGACTGGATACCATGTTTATATGGACAATTTCTATACCAGTCCCCAGCTGTTCCATGAGTTGGCCAGCATGAAGTTTGGGGCAAGCGGTACCTACAGGGACAACAGGAAAGGGTGTCAAAGTGGGAGAGCAAATGCCCTCACCAGGAAGTCAGAAAGAGACACCGTGAGATGGATCAAAGAGGAACCCCTGGTCTTTGAGCTGGGCCAGGGGAGAGTGAAGAGTGAAGATGGAGACGGGGCAGTGAAAGACATTCCCTGCCCCGTCCCCATCATTGCCTACAATAATACCTCGGGTGGGGATGACCAATCAGACCAGCTCATCCAGTATCACTCAACACACCGCAGAACTGCTCGCTGGTATCGTACCCTGTTCCTGCACTTTGTGGACATTGCAACAACAAATGCCTACATCCTGCACTGTGAGATCAGCAACACACAACAGGTACAGCACATGACACACAAGGACTTCCTGACTGAACTGGTGTCTCAGCTGTGTGGAGTGCAGAAGACAGGAGTTCCCAGCAACAGGAGCACTGAACATGTTCCCGTTGCCATTGCCACTGCCACTGACGCCAGAGAGAAGGCCACACAAGGCCGCAGGATCTGCCAACGCTGCCAGCAAGTGGACAAAAAAAGGAACCTCACACCGTGGAAGTGCAAGTGCTGTGATGTAGCCCTCTGTGTCATCGTTGACAGGAACTGTTTTGAGGAGTGGCAcagataa
- the LOC115584140 gene encoding uncharacterized protein LOC115584140: MKLVHAFLMMAAISTTTSWRTPAPRGLNLNGKMFTLSLNRGGISFYPPSWPSTPSSTTSPYYTNTPPYTRKHPYTTTQHYPTTSKHPYTTTQHYPTTTKRPYITTRYPYTTTQHYPTTTTHPYTTTRHPYTRHPYTTSTAPSARGVSVCLRYLTDFVQISNPRFFKLSPSSTPLQVNIDRLGGCTLNFDPFSYNTMYLTPSIRFWSNIGPDIWSRVCLTLDSMKNVAQVFSGSNISIRKVIPNQYVWSGEPVIEFEGFDGQVTDVQMWDYPLSYREVFKYMTSGVYGLYRGSVLTWSSISYTPKGNTLLEDVYEWQTKQKIIGRRRGRQPEGGRKNRKFVNVEEREKGKRDQLV; encoded by the exons ATGAAGCTGGTTCATGCTTTTCTGATGATGGCAGCGatttcaacaacaacaagttgGAGGACACCAG caCCTCGTGGACTAAATTTAAATGGGAAGATGTTCACTTTGTCTCTTAATAGAGGAGGAATTTCATTCTATCCTCCCTCTTGGCCTTCCACTCCTTCCTCCACCACCAGTCCCTACTACACCAACACCCCTCCCTACACCAGAAAGCATCCCTACACCACCACCCAGCATTACCCCACCACCTCCAAGCATCCCTACACCACCACCCAGCATTACCCCACCACCACCAAGCGTCCCTACATCACCACCAGGTATCCCTACACCACCACCCAGCAttaccccaccaccaccacgcaTCCCTACACCACCACCAGGCATCCCTACACCAGGCATCCCTACACCACCAGCACAGCACCTTCTGCTAGAG GTGTGTCGGTGTGTCTGCGTTACCTCACCGACTTTGTACAAATAAGTAACCCCAGATTCTTCAAACTCAGTCCATCCAGCACCCCTCTGCAGGTGAACATCGACCGATTGGGTGGTTGTACACTAAACTTTGACCCATTCAGTTACAACACAATGTACTTGACACCTAGCATAAGGTTCTGGTCAAACATTGGACCGGACATCTGGAGCAGAGTCTGCCTCACCTTGGACTCCATGAAGAATGTGGCTCAGGTGTTTAGTGGCTCCAACATCAGCATCAGGAAGGTGATACCTAATCAG TATGTCTGGTCAGGTGAGCCTGTGATTGAATTTGAAGGTTTTGACGGTCAGGTGACAGACGTCCAGATGTGGGATTATCCTCTCAGCTATAGAGAAGTCTTCAAGTACATGACCAGCGGTGTCtatgg gctgtACCGCGGCTCTGTCCTCACCTGGTCCTCCATCAGCTACACTCCCAAAGGAAATACACTGTTGGAGGACGTCTATGAGTGGCAGACGAAACAGAAAATCATCGGCAGGAGGAGAGGCCGTcaaccagagggagggaggaagaacaGAAAGTTTGTTAAtgtggaggaaagagaaaagggaaaaagagatCAGCTTGTATGA